ATCATTTACTACCTCTGATGCGATGCCATCCTCATCCTGTGCGATTCAAGTGCAAGTGTGTTCTTGGCCGAGCACTCCAACCCTGGAatggtgcacacacacacacacacacaaatatacaaaaaaacacacacaaacgcacacctACCAGACCAGTTTGTCTACTGATGAACTCGCACATAGTCGCTGAATTTGTGGCCAGCCTGATAAAATAACCGCCGCGGGCCCCCCTGGGAAGCTTTCCATGTAACAGCTGAACCGGTCCATGTTTCAGGGGCTGACCCGGGATCAGTTTACTTGTCCTGCTGTAACTTTGGGGGCCCTTAAGCGACTGATCCCAAAGCCCTTGGGCCGTCCCAGAcgtgtgttggttttgttttgttgcataCACGCGACCGGTGTACTGGGTGGAATTATTAATGACTTTGTCTTTCTAGGAAATGAAAATGCCAACGTCAGTACAAACGGGCTTAACACATTAGCGGCTAATGCTAACGGTCATTTATAGCATCGTAGTCAAAGCATTTAAAAGTGTAAAGAACATCGTAACCTCCACCCATCAGCTCCGTTGGCGAAGCTGATGCGTGTCTGGAACATGAACTTCGACCTCCCCCAGGCCACGGCGACCTCTTGACCCCTCGGCAGGTTCTCACCGTCCCTGACCCCCCCAACCGGCGTTAATGGCCCGTTCCAATTACTCCTCATGGCGTGTCATGAGCTTTTAAGTGTTTCAATGCACACgcgagcctatcccagctgactttgaaaatataaacaattttggaaaaactcctaaaaaatgtcagcaagtataaatattaaatataaaaattaaaaaatgtgattttctttggCATAATTAATTATTGAGCATATTTTTGGGGCTTTGATGTTGGTACACAACTTGAACGATGCGGTTTTAGTAACTCAAACAAGATGcgattttgttattttgattGAAAATTGCTCATTTCGGAGAAAAGGGGGATTCCGCTGAACAGCAACGATACGGCACGAGTGTGTTTCCCTCAAACTTCTGCTGTGAATCGGCGCtagataaataaaagtgacatggGGTCACCAGCCCCAATTCCAGTCGCCACCTGTGAAATCCACACGGCGTGTGCATGCGTCATTACAAAAATCGTTTGAACTTCACACCGCGAGGCCAATGTGCTACATGTGTCCGCCGATGAGCCAGATGTACCGCAGCTGCCTCGTGGCTCCAATTTCATCGGCGATACAAGCTCAACCCAACCGAAGCGCCCGCCAACACACGCCGCCATTATCGGTCTCATCTGTACATGGCATCGAAAACAGAGTGTCTTtgtcgttttttgttttttttttgctcggcGCATGGAAGCTATTAGCGTTGATTGTGAGAGTGCACCTTTTAATTGCATGTCAACTTCAAACAATAAAGGCACCTGGTTCACGAAGACGAAGGGCAGGAAGTGAAGATGgcctctttttttgtgggtctgctCGGGATGGACAAGCCTACCAAATTTGAtgctttgtttaaaaaaaatctaaattaagCTCAAGTCAATTTTGtaaattttcacaaaatttttGGGGTGTTTCTGAGTCTGGGCAAACCCTCAAAATGGCgtacgtgttttttttttctttcgaaTAACAACATATGTAAAGAGTACTCTTTTAAACATAACCATACACAAGTAGTCAAAATTCTGAACACAAAGtattgcacaaaataaaatcatcgtGTTGACTTTTGAAGTTTCTCACGAgattcaaatatttatcttACAGATTGCGATTTGTATAACGTCACATGTTGTGTACAAAAAGCAGGATTAACCAGAGTAGAGCATTGCCAATATCAATGGACTGAGGCTTGTAAACAGAATTCCATTTTAGTGCTCATGTTTAGTCATCGTCATTTACCAGCATTTCTAAATCTTCTTGACGGTTAAGTGCATTTGTGATGAGAGGGGCGGGGTCAAAGTGcagttaaaatatttatataataattaaacaGTCACAGAATGtatgtatgatttttttattgttattattttaggTTGGCACAAACTTGAATTTTCATCAAaagttagcaaaaaaaaactgatctTCAAGCATCGAGTGCAGACAAAATTGGCGCAAATGTTGGGTTGCACTTGAGGGACGAGTAGCACAGACTAACGTCACGAAGTGACCCAgcgaaaaaaaatcagcacaaAGGCCAAGTGAATCGTTACTCCGTGCAAACTCCGCCCCGTCAGATAATCACACTGCCACTAATGTTTCTAGAAAAGTTGCTTACAGTTAGTGTTGCAAAAATTCGGCAATTTTTAAAGTTGGAAACTTTCCATGGGAATTAATTTAAGgaattatttcagtttttagATCTATTTggagaaaatatatttgatgaTAAGCTTGACAAGAGCTGCAATAATTACTAAAAGAAATTCATCGATTATCACAATCGATTTGAGACCTTGTTTAACTTCaaattgaaatttgaaaatattctcaGATTTATGTCAAATTCCCCATCTTAATTTCCCATTGACTGAAAAGTTTCCAGAAATTTACCAGAAATGTCGCAACCCTCTTTACAGTGCAAGGGGATCCATACAGCTAAAATTCCGTGCTGATGAATTCAACTTCGGCAGTCACAGTTTCATTCTAATTCGTTGCGCACGTTCATATGTACAACAAACATTCCGTCGCCGTTGCTATTGTAGTAGGGATGGGCAATCCATGACATTTGGAGAAATTTTAAGTTGGAATGTTCTGAATTCAACGCCCACCCCCGCGATTCTACACAATCGGCGGACGATCAATTCATCGATGCCCGCCCCTTGTTGAGAGCAATGTGCATTTTAGCCTGCTAACTTTATGCACAGGCTCCACTTATGTGACAATTTCTATTCTCATTCTTAGAGAAACACCTTTTCACTCACTTAAAAACCACAAACAAtcccaaaaaatgcaaacatgtcGAACAAAGGGAGGAGAAAGTGCAAATATTTTGGcgctgctttgttttcttctgttttgCGCgagcctgcgtgtgtgtgtgtgtgtgtgtgtgtgtctgtacgTAACAAGTCAGGAAGTTATTTTCTCTCCGATccgactttctttttttcgccGTCGAGCGAGCGCGTTGATGCCTTCCTTCTGTGCCCTCTGCTCTCGTCTCGGCTCCTGGAACGTTCTCCTCTCACACTAGACGACCTACTGCAATCATAGAATGCAAAGACGCGCATGTCGCTATTAATCGCTAGCACACAACGTAGCGCTCACTCAGTAACACCGGTTTTCACTTTGTGGGTTTGTTTGGCCTAAGAATAATGACAAAGCATCTTCCctcaaaaaaaactcattcactgccgttgacggctatagacgtccATTTGTATTGGGTGACAGACAATGAGTTTAAAGATGAATggaagtattttgttttttcataatGGATTGCTCACAGATGGCCACATTAACGTTCACCTGAAGTGAACGCGTGGCATTACATGTTACGGAACTTTGAGCGCACGTCGGTATGTGCAAGCTTGTGTTTGTGGGCGCGCTTTGTGACAGCTTTAATGCAGGTGCTCTCGTGGTAGCTTCTGGATTTAGCTCTCAAAAACTCTCGACGGGGCCGTAAATCTCCAGCGCGCGGCGCATCGGAGTATACTTTTTATACAcgtggaaataaaatattacggCCAACTATTTACAACGGTCGCTCGTTTTAGACGTTTGACATGTTAAGTATGGTTTTGTTAGCCAAAACGCGTAAGGGACGACTTGAGTCACATGACTAACGACCCGCAGCTTTGGCTCGGATCCGCATACGCTGCAGGTTAATTATCCAATTCCCCATTTAGGGCCCATATACAGTTTTATTTGACTAGTGACTAtaaataatagttatttgactataaatacaatttatatGCATTTCCAAATGACTGTTTATGGTGTCAATTTTGAGTCTGTTGAATGTGTGCAAAAATTGCTTTGCAAATTCTGCCCGTCATTAtttcacccccctcccctcaagTTTTGTCTTCTCTTAAGCTTATCTGGCATGTAAAAAGTAAAGCGGCCTGAAAAATTACCAGAGCATAAATAGTGCATTTTCAAAAAGCATTGACTTATGAGATGAGTTTTAACACATTCACTTAAAGCAAACAAGGCGTGTACTTACTGAGAATAAAATTTGTTGTAAACATCTATGAACCAGTTTTACGGGAACGGTATGTAACCAACCCAAAGGTTTATAGATGAAATGATATTGCACAGGAACTATTGTGTGATCGGCACCCTTGAGTTACAGTTGACTAAAGACTTAACATTTTGAATCCCGTTTGTTTGTAAGCGAGTCCTGTAGCTGTACATTTTGCCTTCAGAGTTTACATTCATTAAGtaaataatgcaaaacaaatcaaagtgtGACACTTGAAGAGCATATAGATCAAGCTTGATCATATCATCGgattgtttgttgttgaaaTCGACGCTCTTCAAAAGAACCTTACGGAGTTACACCGATCGAGACTATTTATAAACGAGTCACTTTACCACACACGATGGACGGGAATCACCGGCTTATGCAACAGCCGCTTGCGAAAGGATCTCGTCAAGCCAAATCTCCcaactcaaataaaatgtggtCATGTTCATTTGAGGGACCAAGGGAGCCATATTAACAAGCTTGCCTGCTGATTCGGCAGAAAGCTGTGCGGAGAAAATGGCCGCCCTGGGACCACTCATccaaatgggggaaaaaaaacttcagcCCTTCAagatccccccaccccccaccctcccccccggatATGTAGTGCTTTGCCGCCACATGCTCTTAATAAGCCCactcaataaaacacaaacccAACATTGCGACATGGAGTGTCACAGCGACCTAAAACGATACGGGCCGTTTAGAATTATCCAAGCATGTCCGAACACAACGGGACTCATTAACTAATAAACGTGTAGGAATGTTCTTACGCGTGCACGCAAATTCAAGATGGCCGCATGTGCGCAGGTGCAGAGGAGGTTGGGTTGTGGAATTCTAAAAGGCAATCTTGACATTTCCGGCAGACATAAACATGCTCTAGAAAATGGAGACTACTCTTGGTGTCTAAATATGAATACATGGCAGTTCGGATTAATGTGCATATTAATCAGGTTAAAACACAAACTATGAACTAGTGTCCAAGCAGAGACATATTAGTCAAAGTAGTAGGATTAGTGGCTCTTACTGAACACATTTGTCCCTTGCCTTGTCCCGTAGTTGCTGCTTGCTGTGGAACCACCTgttaaaaagaataaacaaaaaaagtcacatgtcTGTGTCAACATGACAGTTTTGATACACTCACTTTGGAAATTTGATTGCCTCCAGCAAttctttcaaatttaaaagcttcaaatgtgatGTTTACATAGCTCaaaatttttttccctctaaaGTTCTTTTCGTACCGTCCTTGGCGACTCCGAGGCAGCCCTTGAGCTCGTGCAGCGAGATGGCCTTATCCTTGTTCAGGTCACAGTAGTCGGTGAACTTGCGGGCGCACTTCTTGGGCTTGGCCTTCTTCTTCAGGTACCTCTTGAAGGGCTTGAGCTCCTTCTTGCCCACGTCCTGGCTGCCGTTGGCGTCCAGCTGAGCAAAGTACCAGTGCACCACTCGCTCCTCCAGCGTGTGGCTGGGGTCCGGCTCCACAAACCTATCATtggaatcatgttttttttttttttttttttagccatgaAATATGCTTTCTTTGTTTCTGTAAAGCCTGTGAAAAACATTGTGCTACATAAATAACTTTGACTAGCAGTATGATTGGATAGCCCATTAAATGGATTCAGGATTTTAGACTGTCATTACCTACCTCCCGCCACCGGAGGGGGCTGGCGAGTTTATGGCTTGAACCATGTCTGTGGTCAGGGCGTCTAACAGGCTGGTAATGAATTCCACCTTTTTTCCTTCGGGGCAACCTgacagataaataaataaataaattacctTTCATATGTAATTAGTGTGGTTTTGTAGTATAACTGGCCTAGTGTGCTACTGTGTTTTAATGTTGGTCATGACAGGGATAAACAAATTTGTGACGTGGTGTTTGGTCTGAAAagtttgagaagcactgcttTAGGTTAACGTTGACTGCGGTAGGAAAAAACCTGTCAGGTCTCGGCCCTGGAACAGATCTTCGGCGTCGGAGCTGCGAGAACGCGCGGCGCTGTCACATTCTGGCGTCTGGTACCTGTTGAGACCAGATACACAAGACTGGGACAGAGCGGCAAGACGTCCCCCGTCTGTCGGGATTGAAAAAAACCTGCCGGGTgactttggcgccatcttgtggcgtCTTAGGCCCAAGGGACTATTTTGAAGTGAattgaggagcttcatttggACCAAAGTAGTACTTTAATTCTATCTCGCCACGTGATGCAATACCTGGTGGAGGTTCCGGGAATGGGGCGTCCGGTGTCGACCAGCACGCACCAGCAGTAGCCGGTGGACTGGTGGCACTGGACGGCCTTGTAGAGGCCGCCGGGCCCGCAGTCGGGGATGAAGACGGCCTCGCGGGGGTTCTGCCGGGCCTCGTCCAGAGCGCTCTGTCGCTCCTCGTCGCAAGAGGGAACTTTCTCTAGAAGCATgacaaacaaactcagtgcaaGCACAGAGTAGTCTGGAAACGAGTCAACAACGTGTTGGAGCGTTTTCCCAAATGTTAAGCTGCAACTGTTTAGAGCCTTTCCTTTTTCAAGATGGTATTGCTAACAAAATATGGAGCTGATTATTCACACTGCAGCGCCGGTGGGTGGTCTCGGCGTGTGCAATTAGAGGAGATTTAGCACAAACTTTTCTGCTTCATTTCCTTGAAGATGTCATAACAGTGATGCAGCTtcaggtttgtttgttttttttctttccattgagTCACACGTCCTACCTTCAAAGTTTTTGGCATTAGGACGACACCTTGTGTTGATCATCAGCATGTTTCTAAGTCACGCGCAACAATTTcaaacatgggaaaaaacgtgTTTTTGCCAAGGtcaaacattttgtcaaaatgagaCTGAGAAAAGGCAAAGTGAGATTTTTGAGAAGGTTTAAGTGACGAGTCTCctaacagcacaacgtcgctAACTGCTAGTTAGCGACAGCCCGAGGCTTGTGTGAGAAATCCGGTCACCTTGGGTTTCCTGTCACTATGGAAAGTTCCACTTTTCCATCTTGTAACGTAGGCGGACATGTCAGCAATGTGTCTGTTTGTCATCCTGGACCTGGCTAAAGTTCTCATGTTTGATATAGCGACGTGACACTGGCGCCAAGGAGTGGGATTGCCGTAAGAAAATTATTTCTGCGaatggaaaaagaaagtgtAATTCAATCTAGCATTATACcgacgtcttttttttcccatcaaaTTGGTTGTGTTCCTTTTCTTCACTTAACAGGAATAAAACAACCAGACACGCTTTAAGCATGGAACAATTTTGTTGTAGTGGACAAGAGATGATGCACTGAGAACAGGCTGGCCCTATTTTATGCCTTCTCCGGGCGCCGAGCCAAGTGGATTTTTAAACTCCGGTCCATATCCTCATTCAGGCCTGacctttcctcctcctcctccttgtctGATTCCCTTCATCCTGAAAGCCTCCTTGCAGAGTTAACCCCGTGCCAGCCCCTCCGctgtccgcccgcccgcccaatGGCTTTCAGCTGTGCCATAATCACAGCAAAATTCTTTCAGAGCAAGCAGTTCAATGAAGAGGAAACGCTGCAAGTTGGTCTTTCTCAGTCTCACCTTGCTTCCTGGATGAGGAGCTGTTCTGCTTGTTCTCCTTGTAGACCAACTGCTTGATCCAAAGCGTGGGGGCGGTTATCTCTGCAATGACAGATGGTTGTCATGTTACCGACGGCAACCAGACTcgccacaattttttttttttttaaaaacaatcctaaaaatataacatattgtgaccctttttttccaaattttgacataaaaattatacacacaaaaaatcctaaaaatattacacacattgtgaccatttttttcaaatttttgcaTAAACattatacacaaaaaaaaaaagatgccttATTATCCTCACTTAAGTTGTCAAACTGGTTTCAGGTTTCCATGAGTGTCCCTTAACACCTGCCTCAAATATTTCCTCTAATCCCAAAACCCCTGAGTTGAGTACTTGTGTAAATTCCAAAACTTGAGTACCCTTACCATCGCCTTCGGCCGGGACGAGGGTCTCCATGGTGGGCGTCGGCTTGGAGCCGTCGTCTGGATTGAGGGTGAGAAAGAAACGGAAAGAGACTACCATTATTGAGGTTAATACAATCTACTCTCCACAAGTGTTGAATGGTTGGGATTTGCACACGGCCCGGCAAAGGTGGACACAAAAacgtagacacacacacacacacacacacacacgaagaaCAGTAGAACAAAGCGCGACCACCCACATGTTGGAGATGTCCCTCACATTCTCACACATACTGAAACATCAAACAGGCCCACACCGACacaatctttcttttttgcaaaAGTCCAAGAAGCACACACTTACATTAGaagacccccccacacacacacacagcccccATCAAGGGGCGGGACGCGTCAAGTAAAGACCACCCactagaaattaaaaaatttcaTGGCGGTCTGGTAGAATCATTATGACACTGTGGTTTTTCACAAGTgtgattcattttgttttgacgtTTTCTTTTGACGTGTCTTGTTGCGGGACAAATAAAGACGTCATTTACAATAAATGGAAGATGGGTTTATTTGGGGGCAACGATCGATTGGTTTCATCGGATTAGTTTGAAGCGATTTGTTGAAATCTGAGccgggaaaaataaataaataaatcaaggtCACAAAATGAATGTGACGAGGTGCGTCTTACGTAATGTtaaacgccccccccccacggaAAATACTCACCCATGTGCAGCTTTGGA
Above is a genomic segment from Syngnathus acus chromosome 22, fSynAcu1.2, whole genome shotgun sequence containing:
- the smoc1 gene encoding SPARC-related modular calcium-binding protein 1 isoform X3; amino-acid sequence: MLSFRIVVVLVAATCWCHLMVPLLLVCYLPHVHASHNKPANRWLIGDRDNHCGLACTRPQAKPVCGSDGRSYDNGCELQRARCKDKTLTLEHRGRCRGKNWVKVEQSAVAHSPTPPSVGRHALQTDEGQSKCRVERSQALEQARRPQESMFVPECNEDGSFAQVQCHTLTGYCWCVTTDGKPVSGSSVHNRTPVCSGNFHEFLGSHAGTSALTGSVTDRPPGPANSGRKDDGSKPTPTMETLVPAEGDEITAPTLWIKQLVYKENKQNSSSSRKQEKVPSCDEERQSALDEARQNPREAVFIPDCGPGGLYKAVQCHQSTGYCWCVLVDTGRPIPGTSTRYQTPECDSAARSRSSDAEDLFQGRDLTGCPEGKKVEFITSLLDALTTDMVQAINSPAPSGGGRFVEPDPSHTLEERVVHWYFAQLDANGSQDVGKKELKPFKRYLKKKAKPKKCARKFTDYCDLNKDKAISLHELKGCLGVAKDGGSTASSNYGTSRSSSVRGERSRSRDESRGHRRKASTRSLDGEKKKVGSERK
- the smoc1 gene encoding SPARC-related modular calcium-binding protein 1 isoform X2; translated protein: MLSFRIVVVLVAATCWCHLMVPLLLVCYLPHVHASHNKPANRWLIGDRDNHCGLACTRPQAKPVCGSDGRSYDNGCELQRARCKDKTLTLEHRGRCRGKNWVKVEQSAVAHSPTPPSVGRHALQTDEGQSKCRVERSQALEQARRPQESMFVPECNEDGSFAQVQCHTLTGYCWCVTTDGKPVSGSSVHNRTPVCSGNFHEFLGSHAGTSALTGSVTDRPPGPANSGRKVSFRFFLTLNPDDGSKPTPTMETLVPAEGDEITAPTLWIKQLVYKENKQNSSSSRKQEKVPSCDEERQSALDEARQNPREAVFIPDCGPGGLYKAVQCHQSTGYCWCVLVDTGRPIPGTSTRYQTPECDSAARSRSSDAEDLFQGRDLTGCPEGKKVEFITSLLDALTTDMVQAINSPAPSGGGRFVEPDPSHTLEERVVHWYFAQLDANGSQDVGKKELKPFKRYLKKKAKPKKCARKFTDYCDLNKDKAISLHELKGCLGVAKDGGSTASSNYGTRSSSVRGERSRSRDESRGHRRKASTRSLDGEKKKVGSERK
- the smoc1 gene encoding SPARC-related modular calcium-binding protein 1 isoform X1, whose amino-acid sequence is MLSFRIVVVLVAATCWCHLMVPLLLVCYLPHVHASHNKPANRWLIGDRDNHCGLACTRPQAKPVCGSDGRSYDNGCELQRARCKDKTLTLEHRGRCRGKNWVKVEQSAVAHSPTPPSVGRHALQTDEGQSKCRVERSQALEQARRPQESMFVPECNEDGSFAQVQCHTLTGYCWCVTTDGKPVSGSSVHNRTPVCSGNFHEFLGSHAGTSALTGSVTDRPPGPANSGRKVSFRFFLTLNPDDGSKPTPTMETLVPAEGDEITAPTLWIKQLVYKENKQNSSSSRKQEKVPSCDEERQSALDEARQNPREAVFIPDCGPGGLYKAVQCHQSTGYCWCVLVDTGRPIPGTSTRYQTPECDSAARSRSSDAEDLFQGRDLTGCPEGKKVEFITSLLDALTTDMVQAINSPAPSGGGRFVEPDPSHTLEERVVHWYFAQLDANGSQDVGKKELKPFKRYLKKKAKPKKCARKFTDYCDLNKDKAISLHELKGCLGVAKDGGSTASSNYGTSRSSSVRGERSRSRDESRGHRRKASTRSLDGEKKKVGSERK
- the smoc1 gene encoding SPARC-related modular calcium-binding protein 1 isoform X5; amino-acid sequence: MLSFRIVVVLVAATCWCHLMVPLLLVCYLPHVHASHNKPANRWLIGDRDNHCGLACTRPQAKPVCGSDGRSYDNGCELQRARCKDKTLTLEHRGRCRGKNWVKVEQSAVAHSPTPPSVGRHALQTDEGQSKCRVERSQALEQARRPQESMFVPECNEDGSFAQVQCHTLTGYCWCVTTDGKPVSGSSVHNRTPVCSGSVTDRPPGPANSGRKDDGSKPTPTMETLVPAEGDEITAPTLWIKQLVYKENKQNSSSSRKQEKVPSCDEERQSALDEARQNPREAVFIPDCGPGGLYKAVQCHQSTGYCWCVLVDTGRPIPGTSTRYQTPECDSAARSRSSDAEDLFQGRDLTGCPEGKKVEFITSLLDALTTDMVQAINSPAPSGGGRFVEPDPSHTLEERVVHWYFAQLDANGSQDVGKKELKPFKRYLKKKAKPKKCARKFTDYCDLNKDKAISLHELKGCLGVAKDGGSTASSNYGTSRSSSVRGERSRSRDESRGHRRKASTRSLDGEKKKVGSERK
- the smoc1 gene encoding SPARC-related modular calcium-binding protein 1 isoform X4 gives rise to the protein MLSFRIVVVLVAATCWCHLMVPLLLVCYLPHVHASHNKPANRWLIGDRDNHCGLACTRPQAKPVCGSDGRSYDNGCELQRARCKDKTLTLEHRGRCRGKNWVKVEQSAVAHSPTPPSVGRHALQTDEGQSKCRVERSQALEQARRPQESMFVPECNEDGSFAQVQCHTLTGYCWCVTTDGKPVSGSSVHNRTPVCSGSVTDRPPGPANSGRKVSFRFFLTLNPDDGSKPTPTMETLVPAEGDEITAPTLWIKQLVYKENKQNSSSSRKQEKVPSCDEERQSALDEARQNPREAVFIPDCGPGGLYKAVQCHQSTGYCWCVLVDTGRPIPGTSTRYQTPECDSAARSRSSDAEDLFQGRDLTGCPEGKKVEFITSLLDALTTDMVQAINSPAPSGGGRFVEPDPSHTLEERVVHWYFAQLDANGSQDVGKKELKPFKRYLKKKAKPKKCARKFTDYCDLNKDKAISLHELKGCLGVAKDGGSTASSNYGTSRSSSVRGERSRSRDESRGHRRKASTRSLDGEKKKVGSERK
- the smoc1 gene encoding SPARC-related modular calcium-binding protein 1 isoform X6, with the protein product MLSFRIVVVLVAATCWCHLMVPLLLVCYLPHVHASHNKPANRWLIGDRDNHCGLACTRPQAKPVCGSDGRSYDNGCELQRARCKDKTLTLEHRGRCRGKNWVKVEQSAVAHSPTPPSVGRHALQTDEGQSKCRVERSQALEQARRPQESMFVPECNEDGSFAQVQCHTLTGYCWCVTTDGKPVSGSSVHNRTPVCSGNFHEFLGSHAGTSALTGSVTDRPPGPANSGRKVSFRFFLTLNPDDGSKPTPTMETLVPAEGDEITAPTLWIKQLVYKENKQNSSSSRKQEKVPSCDEERQSALDEARQNPREAVFIPDCGPGGLYKAVQCHQSTGYCWCVLVDTGRPIPGTSTRYQTPECDSAARSRSSDAEDLFQGRDLTGCPEGKKVEFITSLLDALTTDMVQAINSPAPSGGGRFVEPDPSHTLEERVVHWYFAQLDANGSQDVGKKELKPFKRYLKKKAKPKKCARKFTDYCDLNKDKAISLHELKGCLGVAKDGGSTASSNYGTRQGTNVFIGRLV